A region from the Rosa rugosa chromosome 6, drRosRugo1.1, whole genome shotgun sequence genome encodes:
- the LOC133715465 gene encoding protein NRT1/ PTR FAMILY 2.7-like: MEVEGKLSAHSTSKEEEGEVHRVCDENQDSKGGWTTFPFVIATVLGLSVAVGGWGANLIVFLITKFNVKTITAIQINNIILGTTNLLPIAGAFIADSFFTIFSVVSAFSFISLLGVIMLTLIAIIPSLRPSPCSIDSLMTCQAPSKLQYSVLYAALSLVSLGLGGTRFTIATMGADQFNNPNDQEVFFNWYFVALYMSSVFGGTVIVYIQDNVGWGLGFGICCIANGVGLGVFLLGKRFYKQVKPKGSPFLSIARVLVAAIRKRKMSSETSTEPDYYYGAGAMTDNPPTKSIRFLNCAALKSEEDKQFVGSYGNRWRLCTVKEVEDLKTLIKIMPLWSTGIFLSTPIGILSSLTILQALTMDRHLGPHFKIPAASFLVFALLATAISIFIIDRFILLKYKNLTGRTLTPIQRIGIGHIINIICLIGAALIERRRLGVVRSHSLMNQPGSEVPMSAFWLVAPLSVMGIGEAFHFPGQVSLCYQEFPKSLRSTSTAMISLLLGIGYYLSTAVTDLVDKTTNWLPDDINQGRLDNVFWMLVVIGVVNFGYYITCAKFFVSQNQNVGQ; the protein is encoded by the exons atggAAGTTGAAGGGAAGCTCTCTGCCCACTCCacatccaaagaagaagaaggagaagttcATAGGGTTTGCGATGAGAATCAGGATTCTAAAGGAGGCTGGACCACCTTTCCCTTTGTTATTG CAACTGTGTTGGGTCTCTCGGTAGCAGTCGGCGGGTGGGGAGCAAATTTGATAGTGTTTCTGATAACAAAATTCAATGTGAAGACCATAACCGCTATACAGATCAATAACATCATCCTTGGTACGACCAATCTCCTCCCCATCGCTGGAGCCTTCATCGCTGATTCATTCTTCACCATATTTTCTGTCGTCAGTGCCTTTTCCTTCATTTCTTTACTG GGTGTGATCATGTTGACCCTAATAGCAATTATCCCTTCCTTGAGGCCCTCACCATGTTCAATTGACTCACTTATGACATGTCAAGCTCCATCAAAGCTTCAATACTCAGTCCTATATGCAGCATTATCACTAGTTTCACTAGGACTTGGAGGCACCCGCTTCACAATTGCAACCATGGGAGCAGACCAATTCAACAATCCGAATGATCAAGAGGTTTTCTTTAATTGGTATTTTGTGGCTTTGTATATGTCCAGTGTCTTTGGCGGCACTGTCATCGTATATATTCAGGACAACGTGGGAtggggattagggtttggaaTTTGCTGCATTGCAAATGGTGTGGGATTGGGGGTGTTCTTATTGGGGAAACGATTTTATAAGCAAGTAAAACCAAAGGGGAGTCCATTCTTGAGCATAGCACGAGTATTGGTTGCAGCAATTCGGAAGAGGAAGATGTCATCAGAAACTTCAACAGAGCCTGATTACTATTATGGCGCAGGAGCAATGACTGACAATCCACCAACTAAAAGTATCAG ATTCCTGAACTGTGCAGCCTTGAAAAGTGAAGAAGACAAACAATTTGTAGGCTCGTATGGAAACAGATGGAGGCTATGCACTGTGAAAGAAGTAGAAGACCTCAAAACCCTAATTAAGATCATGCCACTGTGGTCTACTGGCATCTTCCTAAGCACACCAATAGGCATTTTAAGCAGCCTCACTATACTCCAAGCCCTAACCATGGATAGACACCTTGGTCCACACTTCAAAATCCCTGCTGCTTCATTCCTAGTGTTCGCCCTCTTAGCCACAGCGATCTCCATCTTTATAATTGACCGCTTCATACTCCTCAAGTACAAGAATCTCACTGGACGAACTTTAACACCGATCCAGCGAATAGGGATCGGTCACATCATCAACATTATTTGTCTAATTGGGGCTGCCCTAATCGAAAGAAGACGACTTGGAGTGGTAAGATCACATAGCCTTATGAACCAACCTGGTTCAGAGGTGCCCATGTCCGCCTTTTGGCTTGTGGCACCGTTATCTGTTATGGGAATCGGTGAGGCATTTCATTTCCCTGGACAAGTTTCATTGTGCTATCAAGAATTTCCAAAATCATTGAGAAGTACATCCACTGCAATGATCTCATTATTACTTGGAATCGGGTATTATCTTAGCACTGCAGTCACTGATTTGGTAGACAAGACTACGAATTGGTTGCCAGATGATATAAATCAAGGGCGGTTGGATAATGTCTTTTGGATGTTGGTAGTGATTGGGGTGGTGAATTTTGGTTACTACATAACTTGTGCTAAGTTTTTTGtgtcccaaaaccaaaatgttgGGCAATAA
- the LOC133715270 gene encoding protein RETARDED ROOT GROWTH-LIKE has translation MRRAIDAHLKTMRLFPPLSSFSSSSPSSSSSSPLFSVRTFLTLAQPRSVSNSVSKTLIFHSIATPSYTSSSSSSSIPSLRSHRLGPAIGLFAVRCVSTASPESSLDWNEPVSCSEVGDGSKGSVDKDDKPNIPVRAYFFSTSVDLRSLVEQNRLNFIPPTSRMTNYVVFKFGELTKSDNALGPSLSGSDCCYMVVFQYGSIVLFNVREHEIDGYLKIVEKHASGLLPEMRKDEYEVREKPDLDTWMEGGLDYIMLQHLNTDGIRTIGSVLGQSIALDYYVRQVDGMVAEFTDINREMETTGKFKMKRKKLFQLVGKANSNLADVILKLGLFERSDIAWKDAKYAQIWEYLRDEFELTQRFASLDFKLKFVEHNIRFLQEILQNRKSDFLEWLIIALIGAEIMLSLYDILHRSALASL, from the exons atgcGGCGCGCCATAGACGCCCACCTCAAGACCATGCGTCTCTTTCCtcccctctcttccttctcctcttcttctccttcttcttcttcttcctcgccTCTCTTCTCCGTCCGTACATTTCTGACCCTAGCCCAGCCGCGCTCCGTTTCCAATTCCGtctccaaaaccctaattttccACTCAATCGCCACTCCTTCctacacttcttcttcttcctcctcatcgATTCCCAGCCTCAGAAGCCACAGACTTGGGCCGGCTATTGGGCTCTTTGCCGTGCGGTGCGTTTCGACGGCCTCGCCGGAGAGCAGTTTGGACTGGAACGAGCCGGTTTCGTGCTCCGAGGTCGGCGACGGCAGCAAAGGAAGTGTTGATAAGGATGATAAGCCCAATATTCCGGTCAGAGCTTACTTCTTTTCCACTAG CGTGGATTTGAGAAGCTTGGTGGAGCAGAACAGGCTGAATTTCATCCCTCCTACGTCGCGAATGACCAATTATGTTGTGTTTAAATTCGGGGAGCTTACCAAGTCTGACAAT GCTTTGGGTCCTAGTTTAAGTGGGAGCGACTGTTGCTACATGGTAGTTTTTCAATATGGGTCCATTGTCTTGTTTAATGTTCGTGAACATGAGATTGATGGGTACTTGAAAATTGTGGAAAAACATGCATCTGGATTGCTACCTGAAATGAGAAAGGATG AGTATGAGGTGAGAGAGAAACCAGATTTAGACACATGGATGGAAGGCGGATTGGATTACATAATGTTGCAGCACTTGAATACTGATGGTATTCGTACCATTGGTAGTGTTCTTGGTCAAAGTATTGCTCTGGATTACTACGTCCGCCAG GTTGATGGAATGGTTGCAGAGTTTACTGACATTAATCGTGAAATGGAAACTACTGGAAAATTtaagatgaagaggaagaaaCTATTTCAACTGGTGGGGAAGGCAAATTCTAATCTTGCTGATGTGATTCTTAAGCTTGGACTTTTTGAGAG ATCAGACATTGCCTGGAAGGATGCCAAATATGCTCAGATATGGGAATACCTCAGGGATGAATTTGAATTAACTCAGAGATTTGCTAGTCTTGACTTTAAGTTGAAGTTTGTGGAG CACAATATTCGCTTTCTTCAGGAAATTCTTCAAAACCGGAAATCAGATTTTTTGGAGTGGCTCATCATTGCACTAATAGGTGCTGAGATTATGCTCTCTCTTTATGACATTCTCCACAGATCAGCACTTGCTTCACTTTAG
- the LOC133714606 gene encoding ethylene-responsive transcription factor RAP2-7-like isoform X1, giving the protein MLDLNVDVISSTVDQSSYDDKARALEAEKLREDSGSSDSSVVNAEEDSYSNNTSPFIFDILKKDKHGLCNNKEDQIVPSPEFATKPLFPVTGDGGGGGELELLASSNSTSRPQWLNLSFAESGGQAELKVVQQKQQQARKSRRGPRSRSSQYRGVTFYRRTGRWESHIWDCGKQVYLGGFDTAHSAAKAYDRAAIKFRGVDADINFVLSDYEEDLKQMRHLNKEEFVHVLRRQSNGASRGNSKLRGVAAAAAAAVPKIGPFEVRMGQLIPGNKLIKCNGREGVTNFDPSIYEGAVVVDASTEGSGHNLDLSLGISQPSTGQKRKAFEILTKEKPMVNGSASAAGGQPLNAIAMLSKHPAYSEIYPGFLHKTEEMATDHHKRIQAVSSPRFSNWAWQMNGNNNNVTPMQVFSIAASSGFSSSIATVPPSATNQLPPILQDNSTYNLRHPFPTSL; this is encoded by the exons ATGTTGGATCTTAATGTTGATGTCATTAGCTCTACTGTTGATCAATCCAGTTACGATGATAAGGCCAGAGCTTTGGAGGCCGAGAAGCTCCGAGAAGACTCCGGCTCCTCAGACTCCTCTGTGGTCAATGCAGAGGAAGACTCTTACTCCAACAACACCTCCCCATTCATCTTTGATATTTTGAAGAAAGACAAACACGGTCTTTGCAACAACAAAGAGGACCAGATTGTCCCCTCGCCTGAATTTGCTACAAAGCCGCTTTTTCCGGTGACCGGAgacggcggaggaggaggagagctGGAACTGTTGGCCTCGTCAAATTCGACATCGAGGCCTCAGTGGCTGAACTTGTCGTTTGCTGAGTCCGGCGGGCAGGCTGAGCTGAAAGTTGTGCAGCAGAAACAGCAGCAGGCCCGGAAAAGCCGCCGGGGGCCGAGATCTCGGAGCTCTCAGTACCGGGGAGTTACGTTTTACCGGAGGACCGGCCGGTGGGAATCGCATATATG GGATTGTGGGAAGCAAGTTTATTTAG GTGGATTTGACACTGCTCATTCTGCAGCCAA GGCGTATGATCGAGCTGCAATCAAGTTTCGAGGAGTTGATGCTGATATCAATTTCGTGCTAAGCGATTATGAGGAAGATTTGAAACAG ATGAGGCATCTGAACAAAGAAGAATTCGTGCACGTGCTTCGTCGCCAAAGCAATGGAGCCTCTCGTGGGAACTCAAAATTGAGAGGCGTGGCGGCAGCAGCAGCCGCTGCTGTGCCCAAAATTGGTCCATTCGAAGTTCGAATGGGACAATTAATTCCTGGGAATAA GTTGATCAAATGTAATGGAAGGGAAGGAGTTACCAACTTTGATCCTAGTATTTATGAAGGGGCGGTAGTAGTAGATGCCAGTACTGAAG GCAGTGGTCACAATCTTGATCTGAGCCTTGGGATTTCTCAGCCTTCTACTGGCCAAAAGAGGAAAGCCTTTGAAATACTTACCAAAGAGAAGCCAATG GTTAATGGCTCTGCTTCTGCAGCTGGGGGGCAACCACTTAATGCTATAGCAATGCTATCCAAGCATCCTGCCTATTCTGAGATATATCCGGGTTTCTTACATAAAACTGAG GAAATGGCAACAGATCATCATAAGAGAATCCAAGCGGTTTCTTCACCAAGGTTTTCAAACTGGGCATGGCAAATGAACGGAAACAACAACAATGTTACTCCAATGCAAGTGTTCTCTATTGCAGCATCATCAGGATTCTCATCTTCCATAGCTACCGTACCTCCATCAGCCACTAACCAGCTTCCACCAATTCTCCAAGACAATTCTACTTACAATCTGCGCCACCCTTTTCCCACCAGTTTGTAA
- the LOC133714606 gene encoding ethylene-responsive transcription factor RAP2-7-like isoform X2, producing MLDLNVDVISSTVDQSSYDDKARALEAEKLREDSGSSDSSVVNAEEDSYSNNTSPFIFDILKKDKHGLCNNKEDQIVPSPEFATKPLFPVTGDGGGGGELELLASSNSTSRPQWLNLSFAESGGQAELKVVQQKQQQARKSRRGPRSRSSQYRGVTFYRRTGRWESHIWDCGKQVYLGGFDTAHSAAKAYDRAAIKFRGVDADINFVLSDYEEDLKQMRHLNKEEFVHVLRRQSNGASRGNSKLRGVAAAAAAAVPKIGPFEVRMGQLIPGNKLIKCNGREGVTNFDPSIYEGAVVVDASTEGSGHNLDLSLGISQPSTGQKRKAFEILTKEKPMVNGSASAAGGQPLNAIAMLSKHPAYSEIYPGFLHKTEDPNP from the exons ATGTTGGATCTTAATGTTGATGTCATTAGCTCTACTGTTGATCAATCCAGTTACGATGATAAGGCCAGAGCTTTGGAGGCCGAGAAGCTCCGAGAAGACTCCGGCTCCTCAGACTCCTCTGTGGTCAATGCAGAGGAAGACTCTTACTCCAACAACACCTCCCCATTCATCTTTGATATTTTGAAGAAAGACAAACACGGTCTTTGCAACAACAAAGAGGACCAGATTGTCCCCTCGCCTGAATTTGCTACAAAGCCGCTTTTTCCGGTGACCGGAgacggcggaggaggaggagagctGGAACTGTTGGCCTCGTCAAATTCGACATCGAGGCCTCAGTGGCTGAACTTGTCGTTTGCTGAGTCCGGCGGGCAGGCTGAGCTGAAAGTTGTGCAGCAGAAACAGCAGCAGGCCCGGAAAAGCCGCCGGGGGCCGAGATCTCGGAGCTCTCAGTACCGGGGAGTTACGTTTTACCGGAGGACCGGCCGGTGGGAATCGCATATATG GGATTGTGGGAAGCAAGTTTATTTAG GTGGATTTGACACTGCTCATTCTGCAGCCAA GGCGTATGATCGAGCTGCAATCAAGTTTCGAGGAGTTGATGCTGATATCAATTTCGTGCTAAGCGATTATGAGGAAGATTTGAAACAG ATGAGGCATCTGAACAAAGAAGAATTCGTGCACGTGCTTCGTCGCCAAAGCAATGGAGCCTCTCGTGGGAACTCAAAATTGAGAGGCGTGGCGGCAGCAGCAGCCGCTGCTGTGCCCAAAATTGGTCCATTCGAAGTTCGAATGGGACAATTAATTCCTGGGAATAA GTTGATCAAATGTAATGGAAGGGAAGGAGTTACCAACTTTGATCCTAGTATTTATGAAGGGGCGGTAGTAGTAGATGCCAGTACTGAAG GCAGTGGTCACAATCTTGATCTGAGCCTTGGGATTTCTCAGCCTTCTACTGGCCAAAAGAGGAAAGCCTTTGAAATACTTACCAAAGAGAAGCCAATG GTTAATGGCTCTGCTTCTGCAGCTGGGGGGCAACCACTTAATGCTATAGCAATGCTATCCAAGCATCCTGCCTATTCTGAGATATATCCGGGTTTCTTACATAAAACTGAG GATCCGAACCCCTAA